The Macadamia integrifolia cultivar HAES 741 chromosome 3, SCU_Mint_v3, whole genome shotgun sequence genome segment TTATAACATATTGAATTCATATGTTAAATGTCATGAATCATACCAACCACTTCCTACCCATTGGTATGCATCcccccgagagagagagagagaaagagaggccATTAGTGTCATTAAACTAAAGTTCTGGACTATTTGCCCATATTTTGagctctttctttttatttttatctgaGGCAGGAAAGATATTGGTCAAAACATGACAAACATATAACAGGTATACCAATCTCAACAAGGTATATCAAGCGTCATTCAATAACAAAGCATATccatttattcaatttttaagaACAAGAACTAGCAAAAAGTAAGGGGagaaaatccaagaaaaaatctTACAGCATTCTTGAATGCTACAAATGCTGTTTCTGGTAAGTAAGCATATGTGGTACCACTATCGAGCACGGTTCCATGCTTTCCATCGAAGACACTTGGGTTTAATTGCAATGACTCTCCCGCCACATGTATTTCCTTCATCTGAATATTGTAATATGGACTGTTTCCATCCCGAGACTAGAGTAAATGTGTGAGATGTAACAAATGTATTTGTTAGGGAATCAGCATTTATAGCTTTCCTAAGTAAAGTACAATCCATTTATACCTGCGGACAGGATCTGAAGATGAAAAGACCATGTCAGTTGGAGGAGTAATTCCCCCAAGAACCATAGCACCACCACCAACATCCATTCCACCATAACATAGTGAAAATGAATCACTAATTACACCCTTCTCAACAAGTTGATCCACAATACTAAGCTCTCCACGGCCCAATCCCATGATGCCATCAGCATGTTGGCTGTAAAGATCACCAgtttccaaattttcacaaccAAAAACAGCACGCTGGGGCACAAGTTCACTTTCATTGCCAAAGGATATAACATCATCACCAAGAACGCCACTGCTAGAGCTCATCTCAGCATACTGTCTCTCATAAATGCATTGCCTCCTGTCTGAGTCACAATTACAACCCACATTGCACTTTAAAGGTTGGTAAGTGCTAGACAAATCTGGTTGGAATCTTGGGTCCTAGATGACAACAAAAAATTAGTATTTcaaaaggagaggaaataataaaaaaacaacaattGTGAAATATGCTATcttcataaatatcaaaattcaaCTCAACAACTGTTAGTTTGGATATGTATgcttagaaaaaagaaaaggaagattttCGTTATATATACCAAAAGAACAAATAGTAAACTACATCGCCTAGCCAAGCCGGTCTACGATTCACCAAGTCTTATGCCCAGGCCCAATTTTGACCAGCATCCACTAATCTACTTCAAAGTTTCTACTTTAAACCTTCAAATTTCTTTAGTTGAGCATCCATATCTCTCTCATAGTTACATAGCTGAtttcttcatttaaaaaaagggGTGTGGGACACAACAAGGCAAGTTTCTCTATCACTTACAATTTATAAATATGTTTGGATTTATCTGATCTGTAAAATTTTTCCATTCCTCTGATTATGTCACAATCACTAAATAGCAGATGACGGAAATAAACAGGCCCAAATATAATCTGTGAAATCTGAATGCTGGATTTGTTAGataaacaagaaaatatctCCTGTATCGCACATCTAGATAACATAGTGTTTGTCTTATCAACAAGGCAAGAAGAATATAGGCTTcggaattaaaatatataaaagtaaGCTGGTTGAAAAAAACAGTGCAACTTTAAAAAGGATAGGTGGAGAAAATTACTGATGACTAAGAGATTCCTCAACTAGCTTTTTTTTCAATTACCTTGGTTAAACCATCCATGAGGAACTGATTGAAGAAGATGTAACATATAGAAtcaaaattttgtggacaaaaTGGAGAGGCACCATGTGATGGCATACCTATCAAACTAGAGGGGTCAAATCTTGTAAGACTGCTAAAAGACCAGCTATATTCAGAAACAGGCCCCCAAAAATGAGTGCAGCTGACACATGGTCGATGAGTATTGAATAGGAAGGGGAGGAGGCCGGAATTGTGAATGAATGTAATGATGGGTGACGTAATACTgtaattgaggaagctcaaaacagtaccagggtaggatcttttctcagagaatagggaattctagatatggagaataggatattactaaaatttgttgaaagatgaaaatgatggaacaataaacaataaaataacacccgggcttcacaccgcaaggtggatcgactggatcaaacaccaacctatctggatcaaacacaagggatttcttgagcaaacacaagagattattgatcaaacacaagaagagagttgcataagcaaattttgttttaaattctgagttgtccttgaatgcttacaattgatccctatttataggaccaactcaacaaaacattacatacccaacttccaactaataatagtagaaagtcttcacttattaaagtttgggtcggaaagtcttcaccttccaactactaaagttggaaaagtcttcacctaccaactaccaaaagtgaaaaaatcctcacctcttcAAGTGGGAataggaaagtcttcaccccCCCAattaccaaaggtggaaaagtcttcacctaccaactaccaaaggtggaaaaatcattacctcttaaagttggtatgggaaagtcttcacccaccattacttacaaaagtaaaaagtaaaagtgaaaGTACCTTCTAAGCACTTATTGACCCTATGACTGGTTCAActaatgaaccaaaccactatTAGACCAAAACATGTAAACCAGAGTAACTAATCCCATATGCGTACCTATTACCCAtggtttaggctcattaaacTATTAAACTGGCCTATTACATTAAAAACCCTTGGactaaaggcccaacatgcatacaacccaaccataggcttattcctaagaaaacaagTCGATTTTAGTGATAAATCTGCATCAATGGGGCTAAGGGATAATGTCAATAGCTTagtaagggagaaagaaactgaGAGGGTATGCACTTGATAAACTCAAATTTTCGAATGACATCTATGTAGTTGACCAGAGCAGTAGAAATAAAGCTCAACCAACAAGGACTATGACAATGATCATACATTACaattttgaaatataaaaaattcaagcttGGAAGTCACCCACAGGGATAAACATTACTCTCTAAATCAAAGTTACCTGATGTTTGCCACACTGTTCGCAAGTAGAGCATGGAACATATGTAACAGTACTCCCCGAATCAACAATAAGAGCAAACTCCTGAGGAGGTGTTCCGATCCAAAGGCGGGTGGTATAGTAGCTGCTCAGGTAAAGACCAACGAAACAATCTTAAAtcaatatatacacaaaatcaAAACTTAAGCTAACAAATAAGAGAGATGAAAAACGGAGGTACGAAATAGAAGGAAGAAGTGAAAGTCAACCCATTCATAAGGAGATCGTCATAAAGCCGCATCCGGGCATTAGGGTTCTGAGGCCCAGCTTTCAGCAGCTGTCGACGGAAATTCCCCTCAAAAGACTGCCGAGACGAATTGGGGGAGGAAAGGAAGAGCGGCAAAATCATTGGCTGACCACCGCGGCGGCCGATGTTGCCCGGTGAACGTATGACACTATTGGGATCTGCGGAAGCCTCTAGCGCAGATGCAAAAACGATGAAGGGATCGATTCCATTAGACGCCACAACGAGAAACGCGTATAGGACCCAAAACCATGCCGGTGCCATGGTCGTTGGCTCGGGTATCCCCTTGAGATCAAAACCGAAACTGCAGTTGAACGAGATCAACTGATCTAAGTGGTAATCATATAGTCTGACTGATCCGAAGACGATGAGTGCCCATGACAGAATAGAGCGAAGCTCTCGCCTTCatggatagagagagagagagatagagagagaaccGGAACTTTGGAAGTCGATGCTTTCAAATGATTAAGCTTTTCTACCTTCCGCACTTTCAATTGCTTCAGATCGACACAAGGCCTTGGGCCGTCAGTTCTGATCTGGAAGTCTCGAACCGATAAACCAAATCGAAAGCAGCCATTTGAAATCGAATTGAACCATTGATTATTGGCTCAACGGTTCGTTTTTTATTCTAGTAATTAATGAAAAATCCTCACTTTTCATGCTAATTAAATAGTTAATCCCATCGATTAACTATTGGGAAACTGGTAGCATGGCCCCTGCCTAGACCAAGGTGTGCGCAAAATTATAAAACCTAAGAGCGTTGATGCCCCTACGTATGTTATCATTGGCCTAATACTGATGCAAGGGTTATGCAACTAAGTAGTgttcatttttacccttaaatATTATAAGAGAAAATAATGTTGCATAGTATATTTTACACAGTAAGACAAGAAATATAattgaaatattaaaatattcttTAGGGTAGAGGCTCATTGCCGAGTCATGTATCCTTAAAGGAAACCACCTATTGAGACAACATTATTTTTCCTTATTCCTtatcaagaaagaaaatttagaCAAAGAGAGGTTTTTATACTTCACTTTTCTATCCCTTGTTATCTCTTCCTCTCTCGCTATCTCATCTCTTGTTGTTAAGCTTATATTGAATTGATGCCACAATGCTATGCATGTAGTGGTTATGCAATCCTGGtggaaattgatttgattttggtttacgTTGGTTACATTTTGAACCGATCTGAtaaaccaaatccaaatcatATTACTCCCAACATAAGAAATATTTTGCAGAAATTCGTTACTCATGGTTCATGGAATCACATGAAAAACACTTTCCATTAGAATACCCTCTAATCGTATATAATTACAAGGAGAAAGAACCCCACACTTTTGGAAACAAAGGTTGTGTCTGGATATTCCTATGCCAGACCAACaggttttttttcccataatcaCTAGTCaatgaaaaaagaatgctaTATGATCGTGTGAACCCCGTGCCCAGACTATCCATTGATGTCCTTGTGCACCATTTGATTTGGCCACGCACTGGTGTAGGGACCACGCCCATTTTCAAACCTTCCGCTTTATGGGTGTTGGTCCCCTTCCGGCCATGCGTGTCCTTCCGTCGATGCGTAGCAATCCCCATTCATGGCCCTATAGGCTATAGTTTGCTCcggctctctctctccattttcaCCCCCACCTGTCTTGGCCAAGGCAAAAATCCTCTCCCACCTGTCTTGGCCATGGCGGAAAACCCTCTCCCATGTCTAAGAAATGCGATTCTCAATAACCTTCCAAATAACCAAAAGAGAATGCAAACAGTGTAGTTGAAGAGGATACGTTCATCGTAGATGAAGATAATGAGAATCGCATTTATCAGATATGGCACAATACTCTGATTTTCTATATCCTTGAAGCTAAGCGCAACCGGAAAGAAGCAGTTATTGAAGCTCTCCGGCAGCGTGGAGTCGAGGAATTTCTGTTCGACGCTAGTAAGTACTTGTTCCACTTCTAACATGCCCTAGACCTTAAAAATGTTTTAGAGGAAGGCCCGTGGTAGGTCTCCCACAATCTTATTTTACTGTGACGGTGGAAGGATTCCATACATTGGGAGTTCCATTAAGTCGAATTCTGGATTTAGTTTCATTCAGTTCCTATCAAGCTTATGTACCTATAGTTCGCCCTTCAGATTGTAACAAAAGTAGGAACCCAATTTAAAGCTATGATCATCCGTCGAGTACTGATTGAGTTGAAAGTTCAGTATATTTGAATCCGAGTAAAAACGATATAGTTAAATCATTGAAGAACTTAGTACTCCTCAAACCCACGAATGGGCGTTACCATTGTTGGAAATAATCATCCAAAACATAGACAACAACATATGTAATTGGTGGAATAGTATACTATATGAACAGTGGACAAACCGAGGTTGATGATGGCAAATTCAAGCACCAAATATTTGCCACAAACCTGAAAATATATGAAGAAACTTAAGGAATATGTGGGGCTGAGTTGTGCCACCGGTCACTCTCCTTAAGACTGTAGATGCTCCCTATGGTGCAAACTGGGATCTTGCTAATcagcctccaagataaaacagccCTCTAGGACTATCCAATAGTTGTTGCACTCTCTTACTGGGTCACGTCGTGACACTTTGGAGCTGTGCTCAATAGGATATAACAACACAATAAATAGATTAAGCCAAAAGAAAACATGGTTGGGATTATCTAGCAATTGTTGGAGAAATGTGCTTAAccttctctctatatatatgggAGAAGAAAATACACCACCAAGGTTTGTCTCCAAAAGACATGCCCAAacaccatgatttttttttccataagaCATGTCTGTTGACCATTATGTTTACCAATAGTCACGATTATTGATCACAATCATGTATTGCATCCTATGGTCAATCGAAGTTTCTGATCTTTATGTGAATCAAATGGTTTTCTTGTAGAAAGAAGCGTGAACAGAAGAAGAGATACCATTGGTCAAGACACATGTAGAAATGGGAAACAAGTGGGTTGAGATCGTAAAGAGGATCCCAGCAAGAACTGCAAATTCAATCAAGAACCAGTGAACTCGACCAAACGTAGGCAGCAGTCATGGTGGGACTGTCAGAAGGCTAGTGTGGACAGAAACAATGGGCATCCAAGTTCTGTGCTAGAAACTACAACAGGAGTACTTGTAAGGTCACTGCAAAAAGCAAgcagatcattatcaaggatgCAGAAGTAACCAACGGAACCATCGCTCTGAATGCCCCTCCTCTGCATGAACACGAAAAATCCCATTGCTTGAAGAAGATTAACCACAATGCATAAAACAGTGGGATTTATCCAGTCAAAGAAACTAATTTAAAGAGTGCTTGGAATGCCCCTCCTTCATTGGATGAACCAGCAGATTTTCGTTGCAGTGCGGAAAACAATGAGATGTTTTCAGATTTTGAACTCCATTACTTGCTCTTATTGCCTTCTCCATATTGCCCTTTTGTGTCTTCTTTGGAAGGCTGATATCTTTGTTTTGAAATTGAAGAATTCTCAATTTAGTAGAAATGAATTTATTGGACTCGATGGAAATATTTCCCCCATATGGTCAATAAAGGTTTGCAATAATACACCAAATACATGAGAGTAAATTCTCGTATATTCTATCAATTTCCATGTGTTGCTTTAGGGTCTACACATGGACCCTTGAAACAGTAAAACAATTACATAATCTTCATTGACATCATTTCGATGAAGCAAATGATATAGTCTTCTTCAGTATTCAATCCAAGGAATGTTCAGGTGTAAATTTTGCATATATGAATGTTTTTATATCCCCATGGTGACCTTATCCTTCACCTTGTGGATTCATGATAGtgataaataaaaagtaaaagtattTAGTTTTTGTAGATCCATGAGATCAGTGATATCATTCACGCATACACTCAAAACATGTATATAACTCACGGATGCTAGTCATGCGTTTGCATATATTTCTTTAAGGTGCCGTGTGCTTAGTGGTGACTTCCCGGAACAATGATATCATTCATGGAATGGACAATCCATTGCATGGAAAACATCAGGATACACAGGGTGCTGACATTGATAAAGTAGCTAACGCCCAAGAGAAGGAGCATTAGGAAGATTTTGCTTGAATGCATCAGCACTGCATGGATGTATCATTTACCTTCTCATATATTCCATTGTAGATCTCTTCATGAGTTACAACTGAAGAACTACCACAGTACCACTTATCAGATGGCTCACCTTTCAAAGGTTTTATGAATCTCAAGACATTAAGGCTTGTTTCAATTGGTGTCTCTGATGTGATCCTTGATATTATCATCTTCAACTGTGCATTGTTAGTATTTGAATCTACATCGATGTAAAGGTGTAGAGacactaaattttttttaccagAATATAAGGGTCTTGAAGATTGAGTATTTGCAAGTAAAGGATAGAGAAATTCATGATATGGGTCTAAGAACATTTGTTATTGATAGTTGATACTACATCATGTGGCAAAGGcttcaaaatcaacatcctAAACCTTCACCAGCTTTGCATTCGTCATCATGACTTTGAATATTGActcaattggaattgaaattattgaaattttcTGCAATTTCCATGTAAgtttttctattctttccttgCATGTTTGATATACTCTATCTATTATTGCCTGACTGAACTGTATT includes the following:
- the LOC122074092 gene encoding aspartic proteinase 36-like, with the protein product MAPAWFWVLYAFLVVASNGIDPFIVFASALEASADPNSVIRSPGNIGRRGGQPMILPLFLSSPNSSRQSFEGNFRRQLLKAGPQNPNARMRLYDDLLMNGYYTTRLWIGTPPQEFALIVDSGSTVTYVPCSTCEQCGKHQDPRFQPDLSSTYQPLKCNVGCNCDSDRRQCIYERQYAEMSSSSGVLGDDVISFGNESELVPQRAVFGCENLETGDLYSQHADGIMGLGRGELSIVDQLVEKGVISDSFSLCYGGMDVGGGAMVLGGITPPTDMVFSSSDPVRSPYYNIQMKEIHVAGESLQLNPSVFDGKHGTVLDSGTTYAYLPETAFVAFKNAVMKKLHNLKQIRGPDPTYNDICFSGAGRDVSELSKTFPEVDLVFDEGQKLSLAPENYLFRHSKVRGAYCLGIFQNGKDPTTLLGGIIVRNTLVTYDREHQKIGFWKTNCSELWERLNISGLSSPPPSTSDSGNSAPGMPPAIAPSGSLDHHIIPYKFQVGLIMFDMSLSVKYSDLVPHLPELADVIAKELEINNSQVHLLNFTSKGNDSLIRWAIFPAGSANYISNSSAMSIISQLTEHRLHLPHTFGNYKLVELKVEPPGKRTWWQQHILAVVAGIIVMLLVIGLSTFGGWFIWRRRQQQAQGAYKPVDAIVPEQELQPLSSVN